The following proteins are encoded in a genomic region of Arcobacter suis CECT 7833:
- a CDS encoding complement resistance protein TraT, whose protein sequence is MTRIKTLGVSLITAAVLFSGCATSELQTSAKMTQSVFINPVAKNKRLIFVSSKNTSGQQINLQNTILNELQAKGYTIVDDPEQATYVLLMNVLYCNKKQENNMAGGALAAGAVGAGVSGYNNGGAGQMVGVGLGAALVGGLIAKATEDTIFQMQVDIVIREKAKGRVVASNVTANGQASVNDSTKAGFINSFGGAARDVNASGQLNSNMASASAQNYETDYIEHKTMLFAEATKMNLTLPEATPILERQISSQIAGLF, encoded by the coding sequence TTGACAAGAATAAAAACATTAGGGGTAAGTTTAATTACAGCAGCCGTACTTTTTTCGGGTTGTGCAACAAGTGAGTTACAAACAAGTGCTAAAATGACACAAAGTGTATTTATAAATCCTGTTGCAAAAAATAAGAGATTAATTTTTGTATCAAGTAAGAACACAAGTGGACAACAAATAAATCTTCAAAATACAATATTAAATGAATTACAAGCTAAGGGTTACACAATAGTTGATGATCCAGAACAAGCTACATATGTTTTATTGATGAATGTATTATATTGTAACAAAAAACAAGAAAATAATATGGCTGGTGGAGCATTAGCAGCAGGAGCTGTAGGAGCTGGAGTTTCTGGATATAACAATGGTGGTGCAGGACAAATGGTAGGAGTTGGTCTAGGAGCTGCTTTAGTTGGTGGACTTATTGCAAAAGCTACAGAAGATACAATTTTCCAAATGCAAGTTGATATTGTAATTAGAGAAAAAGCTAAAGGTAGAGTTGTAGCTTCAAATGTAACTGCAAATGGACAAGCAAGCGTAAATGATTCTACTAAAGCTGGTTTCATAAATAGTTTTGGTGGTGCTGCAAGGGATGTTAATGCTTCTGGGCAGTTAAACTCTAATATGGCAAGTGCAAGTGCTCAAAATTATGAAACAGATTATATAGAACATAAAACAATGTTATTTGCTGAAGCAACTAAAATGAATTTGACACTACCTGAAGCAACTCCAATTTTAGAAAGACAAATCTCATCTCAAATAGCTGGACTATTCTAA
- the dxr gene encoding 1-deoxy-D-xylulose-5-phosphate reductoisomerase, whose protein sequence is MILLGSTGSIGVNTLNIARKFNLNVEVLVAGRNIELLNQQIKEFKPKKVVIDKAEDIPLVHHKNVFFGEEAILQAIQESETSTVVNALVGFLGLKPTLKAIECGKKIALANKESLVVAGKFIDQTKLKPIDSEHFGLWYLLQDKKIDSMMVTASGGSFRDYPLDKLQNVSIKEALAHPNWSMGNKITIDSATMTNKMFELMEAAWLFDIRKLDAIIETKSLIHAFINFADGSTTAHIANASMQLPIAYAILGSCDEQILKPVDLLEVANLEFRKIETSRYPIWEIKDDILNNLDLGVVLNAANEVAVSKFLNSQIGFLDISKITMNAINKFNNVKATSIEEIFEIDKEVRNYCGA, encoded by the coding sequence TTGATACTTCTTGGAAGTACCGGATCTATTGGTGTAAATACTTTAAATATTGCACGAAAATTTAATTTAAATGTTGAGGTTTTAGTAGCTGGAAGAAATATAGAGCTACTAAACCAACAAATCAAAGAGTTTAAACCCAAAAAAGTTGTAATTGACAAGGCTGAAGATATTCCTTTGGTTCATCATAAGAATGTTTTTTTTGGGGAAGAAGCTATTTTACAAGCTATCCAAGAGAGTGAAACTTCAACAGTTGTAAATGCGTTGGTTGGATTTTTAGGTTTAAAACCAACTTTAAAAGCTATTGAGTGTGGTAAAAAAATCGCTCTTGCAAATAAAGAATCTTTAGTTGTAGCTGGAAAGTTTATAGACCAAACAAAACTAAAACCAATTGATAGTGAACATTTTGGACTTTGGTATTTACTTCAAGATAAAAAAATTGATTCTATGATGGTAACTGCAAGTGGTGGTTCTTTTAGGGATTATCCACTTGATAAACTTCAAAATGTCTCTATAAAAGAAGCTTTAGCGCATCCAAATTGGTCTATGGGAAATAAAATCACAATAGATAGTGCAACCATGACGAATAAAATGTTTGAACTAATGGAAGCCGCTTGGCTTTTTGATATTAGAAAACTAGATGCAATTATCGAAACAAAATCATTAATTCATGCTTTTATAAATTTTGCAGATGGAAGTACAACAGCTCATATTGCAAATGCTTCAATGCAACTTCCAATTGCTTATGCAATTTTAGGTTCGTGTGATGAACAGATTTTAAAACCAGTTGATTTACTAGAAGTTGCAAATTTGGAATTTAGAAAAATAGAGACTTCAAGATACCCAATTTGGGAAATAAAAGATGATATATTAAATAATCTTGATTTAGGTGTGGTTTTAAATGCTGCAAATGAAGTTGCTGTTTCAAAGTTTTTAAATTCTCAAATTGGATTTTTGGATATTTCAAAAATTACAATGAATGCAATAAATAAATTTAATAATGTAAAAGCAACTTCAATAGAAGAAATTTTCGAAATAGATAAAGAAGTGAGAAACTACTGTGGCGCTTGA
- a CDS encoding phosphatidate cytidylyltransferase, whose protein sequence is MLQIINESSTRIKTGVVLFIAMLVIGYIDSYFIFWLVFGIMLLISISEAKKLFNLKSDSIYVYTTLLWIAAYFYPKPEDLIFIVAIAYASQLAYKKTLNIHMFLPLLYPTASFLFLLSLYSEYGSMTLLWLLVIVASTDIGAYFVGKSIGKTKFCETSPNKTIEGVVGGVVFAVILGTLFSTNGISFVNALIISAIVSIVSIFGDLFESYLKREADVKDSGTILPGHGGILDRTDGYLFGAIVMLVLLRVVI, encoded by the coding sequence ATGTTACAGATAATAAATGAAAGTTCAACTCGTATAAAAACGGGTGTTGTACTATTTATAGCAATGTTGGTGATAGGTTATATCGATTCATATTTTATATTTTGGTTAGTTTTTGGAATTATGTTATTGATTTCAATATCTGAAGCAAAAAAACTATTTAATCTAAAAAGTGACAGTATTTATGTGTACACAACACTTTTATGGATTGCTGCATATTTTTATCCAAAACCAGAAGATTTAATTTTTATTGTGGCAATTGCTTATGCTTCTCAGTTAGCGTATAAAAAAACATTAAATATACATATGTTTTTACCACTTCTATATCCAACGGCATCATTTTTATTCCTTTTATCGTTATACAGTGAATATGGTTCAATGACACTTTTATGGTTATTAGTAATTGTTGCAAGTACTGATATTGGTGCTTATTTTGTAGGTAAAAGTATTGGAAAAACTAAATTCTGTGAAACTAGTCCTAATAAAACTATAGAAGGAGTTGTTGGTGGAGTTGTTTTTGCAGTTATTTTAGGAACACTTTTTTCAACAAATGGAATTAGTTTTGTAAATGCTTTAATAATTTCAGCAATAGTTTCTATTGTTTCAATTTTTGGTGATTTATTTGAAAGTTATTTAAAAAGAGAAGCTGATGTTAAAGATAGTGGAACAATTCTTCCTGGACATGGTGGAATATTAGATAGAACAGATGGTTATTTATTTGGTGCGATTGTAATGTTAGTATTATTAAGGGTAGTGATTTGA